One part of the Amaranthus tricolor cultivar Red isolate AtriRed21 chromosome 16, ASM2621246v1, whole genome shotgun sequence genome encodes these proteins:
- the LOC130802775 gene encoding uncharacterized protein LOC130802775: MEKKKNGNSKLRIAILHPDLGIGGAERLIVDAAIELVSHGHNVHIFTSHHDKNRCFEETLSGAFPVTVYGDFLPRHIFYRLHAVCAYLRCIFVALCVLFMWPSFDVILVDQVSAVIPVLKLKRSMKVVFYCHFPDLLLAKHTTLLRMIYRKPIDFLEERTTGMADLILVNSKFTASTFASTFKHLDVGGVRPSVLYPAVNVDQFGESHAYKMNFLSINRFERKKNIELAITSFSKLLTLEDNNATDVKLTIAGGYDKRLRENVEYLEELKFLAQKEGVADRVNFITSCSTSERNTLLSECLCLLYTPQDEHFGIVPLEAMAAYKPVIACNSGGPTETVKHEVTGFLCDPTPQGFSLAMGKFIQDPDLAQRMGECARQHVVESFSNKVFGQYLNQYIVDIVRGKLD, from the exons ATGGAAAAGAAGAAGAACGGGAATTCCAAATTGAGGATAGCAATTTTACACCCAGATCTTGGTATAG GTGGTGCAGAAAGATTGATTGTAGATGCTGCAATAGAACTAGTTTCCCATGGACATAATGTGCACATTTTCACATCGCATCACGACAAGAATCGATGTTTTGAGGAGACGCTTAGCG GTGCCTTTCCAGTCACTGTGTATGGCGATTTCTTACCAAGGCATATCTTCTATCGACTCCATGCTGTATGTGCATATCTCCGATGCATTTTTGTTGCACTTTGTGTTCTGTTCATGTGGCCTTCATTTGATGTTATATTGGTTGATCAAGTCTCCGCTGTCATTCCAGTATTGAAGCTTAAAAGGTCTATGAAG GTTGTCTTTTATTGTCATTTTCCTGATTTGCTCTTGGCTAAACATACTACTCTCCTTAGGATGATATACCGCAAACCTATAGATTTTTTAGAAGAAAGGACAACAG GAATGGCAGATCTAATCTTGGTAAACAGTAAGTTCACTGCATCAACCTTTGCAAGCACTTTTAAGCATCTAGATGTTGGTGGGGTTCGTCCTTCAGTTCTTTACCCAGCAGTTAATGTGGACCAGTTTGGCGAATCTCATGCATACAA AATGAACTTCCTGTCAATCAACCGTTTTGAGCGAAAGAAGAATATTGAATTAGCGATCACATCATTTTCAAAGCTTCTCACCCTCGAGGACAATAATGCTACTGATGTAAAACTGACTATTGCAG GTGGTTACGATAAACGCTTGAGGGAAAACGTCGAGTACTTGGAAGAACTCAAATTCTTAGCACAAAAGGAAGGAGTGGCTGATCGAGTCAATTTCATCACTTCTTGCTCCACTAGTGAAAGAAACACTCTTCTTTCGGAATGTCTTTGCCTCCTATATACGCCGCAG GACGAACACTTTGGTATTGTACCGTTGGAGGCAATGGCAGCCTATAAGCCCGTCATTGCTTGTAACAGTGGAGGACCTACAGAAACCGTTAAGCACGAAGTCACAGGATTTCTCTGTGATCCTACTCCACAGGGGTTCTCGTTAGCTATGGGCAAATTCATTCAAGACCCTGATTTAGCACAAAGAATGGGGGAGTGTGCCCGTCAGCATGTCGTAGAGTCGTTTTCAAACAAGGTTTTCGGCCAGTATTTGAACCAATATATTGTCGACATCGTTAGAGGGAAACTTGATTGA
- the LOC130802777 gene encoding heparanase-like protein 3, with product MLSLAIHLSSVISLVGLGCLLYFIFNHSVEYPKHQTVVVFFNSTAKIGQTDDDYICATLDWWPSDKCDYGSCSWGMASLLNLDLNNTILSNAVKAFAPLKIRMGGTLQDKLTYQTDEEQSCNPFVRNSSQLLGFSEGCLPMARWDDLNRFFKETGTNTLVLYHWRQWQPISPSLLVTVEDLQKPLSTKSQDFSVILLHRGSR from the exons ATGCTTTCATTAGCTATTCACCTAAGCTCTGTAATATCTCTTGTTGGATTGGGTTGCCTTTTGTATTTCATCTTCAACCATTCAGTTGAATATCCAAAGCATCAGACGGTGGTTGTGTTCTTTAATTCGACGGCTAAGATTGGTCAGACTGATGATGATTATATCTGTGCTACGTTGGATTGGTGGCCTTCTGATAAGTGTGATTATGGTTCTTGTAGTTGGGGCATGGCCTCTCTTCTCAATCTG GATTTGAACAACACAATTTTGTCAAATGCAGTGAAAG CATTTGCTCCCCTGAAAATCAGAATGGGCGGAACActacaagataagttaacttaCCAAACGGACGAGGAACAATCTTGTAATCCATTTGTCCGGAACAGCTCTCAACTTCTTGGTTTCTCGGAAGGTTGTTTGCCTATGGCTCGATGGGATGACCTTAACAGGTTCTTCAAAGAAACCGG GACGAACACTTTGGTATTGTACCATTGGAGGCAATGGCAGCCTATAAGCCCGTCATTGCTTGTAACAGTGGAGGACCTACAGAAACCGTTAAGCACGAAGTCACAGGATTTCTCTGTGATCCTACTCCACAGGGGTTCTCGTTAG